A window from Sus scrofa isolate TJ Tabasco breed Duroc chromosome 2, Sscrofa11.1, whole genome shotgun sequence encodes these proteins:
- the LOC100623502 gene encoding LOW QUALITY PROTEIN: olfactory receptor 2T1-like (The sequence of the model RefSeq protein was modified relative to this genomic sequence to represent the inferred CDS: deleted 1 base in 1 codon) — protein sequence MEILGHRCGIMGSMEGYNISSVDFTFMGLFNRKDISGLLFAIISTIFFTALIANGVMIFLICTDSRLHIPMYFLLSHLSFIDMMYISTIVPKMLMDFLLDQRTISFVGCTAQHFLYLTLVGAEIFLLGLMDYDCYVAFCNPLHYPILMSRRGCWMIIAGSWFGASLDGFLLTPITMSFPFCSSWEINRFFCEAPAVLRLACADTGLYETVMYVCCVLMLLIPFSVVIASYAQILTTVHRMSSVEGRKKAFATCSSHMTVVTLFYGAAMYTYMLPHSYHRPEQDKVFSVFYTIPTPMLNPLIYSLRNKDVTGAMKRALGRFKGKQRVSGDTF from the exons atggaaattctaggtcacagatgtggtatCATGGGATCAATGGAAGGGTACAACATATCTTCCGTGGATTTTACCTTCATGGGGTTGTTCAACAGAAAGGACATATCAGGCCTTCTTTTTGCCATCATCTCTACCATATTTTTTACCGCGTTGATAGCCAACGGAGTCATGATATTCTTGATCTGCACAGACTCACGCCTCCACATCCCCATGTACTTCCTACTCAGCCACCTCTCCTTCATTGACATGATGTACATCTCTACCATTGTGCCCAAAATGCTGATGGACTTTCTTCTGGATCAAAGGACCATTTCCTTTGTGGGGTGCACAGCTCAACACTTCCTCTATCTCACCCTTGTGGGAGCTGAGATTTTC CTCCTTGGCCTCATGGACTATGATTGCTATGTGGCCTTCTGTAACCCCCTCCACTATCCTATCCTCATGAGCCGCCGTGGTTGTTGGATGATTATAGCAGGTTCCTGGTTTGGGGCCTCTTTGGATGGATTCCTTCTAACCCCCATCACCATGAGTTTCCCCTTTTGCAGTTCCTGGGAGATTAACCGTTTCTTCTGTGAGGCACCTGCAGTCCTGAGATTGGCTTGTGCAGACACAGGTCTCTATGAGACAGTGATGTACGTGTGCTGTGTTTTGATGCTGCTGATTCCTTTCTCAGTGGTGATTGCTTCCTATgcccaaatcctaaccactgtCCACCGCATGAGCTCagtggaggggaggaagaaagcaTTTGCCACCTGCTCATCTCACATGACAGTGGTGACCCTGTTCTATGGTGCTGCCATGTACACCTACATGCTGCCACACTCTTACCACAGGCCAGAGCAAGACAAAGTTTTCTCTGTGTTCTACACCATCCCCACACCCATGCTTAACCCACTCATCTATAGTTTGAGGAACAAGGATGTGACTGGAGCTATGAAGAGGGCACTGGGCAGGTTCAAGGGTAAACAAAGGGTGTCAGGGGATACCTTTTAA
- the LOC110259743 gene encoding olfactory receptor 2T2-like, protein MILLIHTDSRLHTPMYFLLSQLSIMDTVYICITVPKMLQDLFSKEKTISFLGCAVQIFLYLTLIGGEFFLLGLMAYDRYVAVCNPLRYPLLMNHRICLLMVVGSWIGGSLDGFMLTPFTMSFPYCGSRKINHFFCEIPAVLKLSCVDTSLYETLMYACCVLMLLIPISVISVSYTRILLTVHQMNSAEGRRKAFATCSSHVMVVIIFYGAAFYTNVLPHSYHTPEKDKIVSAFYHPHTNAQPTHLQLEK, encoded by the coding sequence ATGATTCTGCTCATACACACAGATTCCCGTCttcacacacccatgtacttcttgcTTAGCCAACTCTCCATCATGGACACTGTCTACATTTGCATCACTGTCCCCAAGATGCTGCAAGACCTCTTCTCCAAGGAAAAGACCATCTCCTTCCTGGGCTGTGCAGTTCAGATCTTTCTCTATCTGACCCTGATTGGAGGGGAGTTCTTCCTGCTGGGCctcatggcctatgaccggtaCGTGGCTGTGTGCAACCCTCTTCGATACCCTCTCCTTATGAACCATAGGATTTGCTTGCTAATGGTGGTGGGCTCCTGGATTGGTGGTTCCTTGGATGGATTCATGCTAACTCCCTTTACTATGAGTTTCCCCTACTGTGGGTCCCGAAAGATCAACCACTTTTTCTGTGAGATACCAGCGGTACTGAAGCTATCATGTGTTGACACATCACTCTACGAGACCCTCATGTATGCCTGCTGTGTGCTGATGCTGCTTATCCCTATATCTGTCATCTCTGTCTCCTACACTCGCATCCTGCTCACCGTTCATCAGATGAACTCTGCTGAGGGCCGGAGAAAAGCCTTTGCAACCTGTTCCTCCCATGTTATGGTGGTGATCATTTTCTATGGGGCAGCCTTCTATACCAATGTGCTGCCCCATTCATACCACacaccagagaaagacaaaattgtATCTGCCTTCTACCATCCTCACACCAATGCTCAACCCACTCATCTACAGCTTGAGAAATAA